The region TACTTTCTGGGTATTGGTAGATATAAGTCGTGCGctattatgtaaaaaaattaggatttcgatttattttcaaaccatacaaaagaaataaatagaaatgaacaaaaattacacATTGCGTTACagtcaaaaattgaaagctaTAGCATCATCTGCCTCAAACACTTGGGGACTATTTCTCCTTGTACTATTATTGGGTTACGCTCTTGTCGAAGTACCTCGTGGATTATGGAATGCTAGCAAACCTGGATACACTTTACATTATAGCTACTTTAAAGCAGCTAAGCTAAGCCTGGATAAATGTGAAGCTGAAGAAACAGTGGATGATGTTCTTGAGGTATCAATCTATAATAGTGATTAAAAGTTAGGAATGTTATTGTTCTGCACAAATACTTATGGTAGTTCGTTTCCTGCTTAAcaaatttgtaatatttcgcTTTTCTAGGCCTTACAAGCAGCGTCAGTAGCTATTGGAGTTGGTCATCCATTCCATCGTAATTTGGAAACtatatttcaaaaagtgcCTGCTGAATTAAAAGATAGAATGAATAGGAGGCAATTACCAGATGACACTCCTACGGATTCACCTTCAGAAAAAGCTCTCATCCGTCTCCATAAACATGTATGTTATACATAATTCCTTATTAAGCCTTGCAACTTTTTCTTTACTTCGTTAAAccatgtattattttttccaaacaagttatttaaatcaattgtttttcatctcTGCTAATCATTACTCATAAATCGGTGTATTTCTAGACTATAAAATCTCTGCAAACTCTGCAACGAACGGAAACACAATGGGGAATTTTAATAGAAAAGATATTTCATCTGGAAGATATTGCAAAGAATCAAGCTAGCCATGACAGAAGATTCAAGCCGACATTTCCCATTGTCCGTCCATTACCGCTGCGACTGCTTTACAACCCTACTATTGGTATGTACAATTACCCATTTAAAAGTTGATATGTGCTTTATGTTCATGATTCTACGCATAATTCAAGtgagaatttaaatatttaataatctCTGTGAAAATAGTTTTGTTATGAATAAATAGAACTGTTTTATCTATTAAAATATTATGCTTTTTCTACAGAATGGTATTGGAAATGCGTAATCAAGAGTTATGCTCAGAAGCTAGCCGCCTTTGCTGCTGGAGCTCTCTCTGTCGCTGTTGTCTGGTCAGAagtaacatttttcaacaaatctcCAGTTTTATCTTTATTTGCGCAATTTGTGAATTTGGCAAAAGTTAAATATGATTACTTCACAATTGAGGTAATTAACTAATATCAATTCGATCGTATTATTTactacttttaaaaaaaaatttcttgatattatataattactATTGCTAATTGCAGATTCTGTCGACATTAATTATAGCTTACCTCTGCTATTGTGCTTATTCGACTGTATTAAAGATTCGTGTATTAAATCTGTACTATCTGGCTCCACATCATCAAACAAATGAGTACAGTTTAATATTCAGTGGGATGATGCTCTGTCGGCTTACGCCTCCAATGTGTCTGAATTTCTTGGGTCTAATTCACATGGACTCACATATCATTAAAACGCATATTTTGGAAACACACTACACGCAGGTATATCTTCTACCTTGCAAATTGAAATCTGTATATTTTCTCTACTGATTCAGTTCTTTTACTGAAtactatattttcatatttattgaTAGGTAATGGGTCACATGGATGTTATATCAATTATCTCAGATGGTTTCAATGTGTACTTTCCAATGGCAATATTAGCCTTCTGTTTGGCAACATACTTTAGTCTTGGAAGTAGATTACTCTCGATGCTTGGGTTTCAACAATTCCTTGGTGATGATGAGTTAACAACTGATCTCGTTGAAGAAGGTCGTGAGCTGATCAAACGTGGTACGTAGAGACGaaataatatcatttattCCAGCTTACAATGGCAATTTAGAGTAAGTGTCCCAAATACTGCTCTGAAAATGACACGATGTTTAGTCAAATGACTGAATAACTGAAAATGACTCAACATTACTTgttgattaatattttttcagagcGACGTAAGCGCCAGCGCACCGAGGACTCCATGAGTCGCAGACGTGAGTTTCAAGAAAGGTTCAATAATTTAGGAACTGCATCTCGTTATAGAACAGCTAGACAAAGTACTGATACTGGTATGTACGAAATTGTCTAGACTCGAGATTTAGTTTTCCTGCCTCTAAAATGTATTCTGCTTAGTATCATATGAATTTTAGATGTATGCATTATCTTATCTTTTACTGCATGCAAGAATTCCGCTTTTAAATAATGCTTgttgtaaaaaacaaaaatattattcttaattttcattttggtATGCATGAGTTTCCTGACACTTACAGTGAAAGGTGAAACTTATTTTCGAGTTAAGTGATTAACTTCTGCTGGTTAGTACTTAAAATCACATTGCTCAATTTTTGAATACCTAATAGATGCATTTCATTTTCCAATATCTTCAAATAATCATAATTGATCatatttgaacattttttgctATTTATATTTGACGTATGAATACTtccaattaatttcaaataatttacttGTCAAATGTAGAACATAAAAGTATTCTCAGTGCAGATTTATGTGAAagtattgaaattatttatttaactctATCGATTTATACTTTCGATATTTtatatcgatttatttatatatatttgaacaTGTAGCAGTCTAATTAAAGTTAATACTTGACCTTGAAAGGAATGGTATTGTACATGTAGCTCAATAAATGTTGGATTTAAACATTAAACTACATTTtactattataattatttcgcTGCTCCTTTATTTCTATAGATAATGAATGTATTCTAAGTTAATGCATGACAGAAACACTTGATTTTTGTACTTGAACTTTGGTATTGTAGATTTTGATATTATGTGTGATATTGGTTGCTTGCATAGATCTGAACTTTACGAGACAAAAAAGACTGGTAATTGATGtgaaatttgaacgaaaattgaatttctctattttgttACTAGTTTATAATCACTTATGATGCAATTCAAAATTACACCTAGCATTTGAACATGTTGCTTATTACAACAGGTagcatgatttttttctcaaattcaatataaaaaattatcctaACAGTGAGACCTTTGCGACGAGATGAGTCTACAGAGTCTGCAAGAACTGGGCTTTTGCGCGATGTCGAATCTACAGACTACTATGTTGGTGAAAGTGATCGCTACACACCAAGTAACCATTATGATCATGGATATCAGGCGGAGATTTACCACGATTTGAGTTCCGATAATTTAACCACTTATACTACGAATAGCAGTCGTGTTGGACCTCCTCCTAGAGGTTTATTTGATGACATTTAAGGGTGTTAGATGTGTGCGTTTCATATTCAGTTTTTTGAATTCACCGTTTCGGATTTGGCCTCACCTTGACAAATtaggaaaattattttgactGGTAAGActtcagaaaataaaaaattgtttgctAACTTATGCCAGTGAATAATATTGGAATCGTAAATGTGCATAAAGTTACATGTACATAATGAGACTCACGTTTttctatatattataccaCTTGTACTTGTGAATCACGGAATAGGAATGTTCTATATACTAAGCGTTACTATcttcaatataattattgaatatatctattttatttttccatgtTTCACTAAATTTTCTTTAACCGCTACAacaattgaagaagaaaagaaatatagatatatatgtgtatattacattGTCACCAACTTTTGTAGTCTTGATTTTTCGTATCAAGTATTCCTAGTttcattatttgaaattattttttttatctccattaaagttatagaatttattccacTTCATCCATTGCATTCCTatgttaatttaattatagTGTTATTCTAAACAAGAAAAGGATCTATAATGAAGGTACAATCTTTCTTCAACTACCTTCAGATTCTGTGAATAGATGGAAATATGACTTGGATAGGTAGATCAAGGTATACGAAcattaaataattttgaattaacgAAAGATTAATTTAGTTACGAAAAACCTttcttattgaaaaatttagcaacccgaaataaattaaaacgtTTGTGTTTCTACAAAAGTATATACATGGATTTTCCTTggttgtacatacatacctattaAATTGCGAACAAGCAGTTAAacttaatatatgtataatcctTTCCAAAAATCTGGAATTTGGAAGTAGTAATTTTATACATAGTCAATATATATGAACAAACTTTATACTATATTATGACTTTATACCTAGGTATGTATAAGCATGCTTTAATAATTCTGTATTACAAGCTCGAACTGCTCAAGATTTTTGGGGCGCATACCTTGCAACTTCAATATACTGCGCGTAACAAACTTATCCATTAGAGCAAAATTATTGAGcaaattattaaatcattttacttcaaattttctctccTAGTATTTTAGATGTATAGGAATATGTAGTCAATATTAAGAATACCTTCGTCAATTCTTAAAGCCCTAGAACAGTGATTACACAGTTATAGAGCTAAAACCCCGAATTTAGTATTTGGGACATTTCAATATTGAACTTGCTCGATCATTGTTTCAACATGTAACTTAGGCCAAAGGTTATCGCCATGTAATGTGCGTACATATTGTTAGATACAAGTCATGGATCCTTTGTTTTCTGCTGCCCAATAACATACCTACCTAAGATACACGTTAGTTCCGCGTTTTTTTAGTACTTTAATTCATAACTAAGTATGGCAAATCATGTTTCTCTGGTAACTAGACTTAATTCATTTGCCAGTTTCTAAGTTTTTAGTAAAAGTTAATTTAAATCGCCGAAgttcaaattaatttaaaaatgaaatactgTTATAGTCTATTATTCAGAAAATAGTTAATATAAAGCTTTATTATGTGTTAAATATTCTATCATGAcgataacaaattttttcggtCATGAATTCACCGAAAAATAACTGGAGAAATCGCTAAACTTAGTAATATAGAGTATCCGCTTTTTGGAGGGctatatgtacaatatttgcTATTTCTACTAGTCGCGcctttttttctgtattctAGCGTAGAAGGCATGATCATTTCAACTGGGATTCAGTGTTTAAGGATAAAATGTATGAGGttgtatatagtatatatttcCACTATGTACCACAgataaatagtaataataattataatgatagtaatacaAATAATAAGCATAcctaaaaattaaaacgttGGTGTGcattttattaaaaacatgtttcttttcattcctttGGAACAAAAGTGAAAAGCTTTTTATGATTATTAGTTAATCCCTCAATTCCCAAAACCACTACATGTAAACACAGTCTTGACGATTTATTGCGGtcgtaaaaataacaaaaggaTATAAAATACAAGAAATAGTATCATCTATACCACTTTTATACTCACAATTAAagctattatttttttcttcttttctttctacatttttctaaaattttgttATATCCTATAGGATCAAAGGACATTTTCAATGAAAGCTGATTGCTTCCATTTGAATTAGTGTGAGAATATCAATACTTGATATATGTAAGTGATTAATTTCGATTGTGCGATTTAAATTTTGGCCTGTTGATCATAGTTTACATAGGTTCCAAAATTGTATGTAATGCATATTATACCTCACAACAAATCAAAATTTCTGATTAATTTCCGAATGAAATATTACTATGCAACATGAAAATCTTAATTGATTTATCTTCATGTTTGTAtgaaatacatataaaaaCAGCAAGcaggaaaaatatacgtatgcTTGTAATTTTGAAGGAGTTATTGTCACTTCTGTTTGGTAATGATCCGAAAATATTTGTGCACATAAATCACTTGACCATCTGTGGTCAATACGTAAATTATTTGAAGCTTCTTAcacaataaattaaataattcaattgaaatatattatataaaacgTAATAATTGCCAAAAGGAAGAACGCTAACGTATAGGCGATCATCATTCTTACTATCTTCAGACGTTCAGAATGTGTGATACGATTCTTGGCCTTTTTTCGTTTAGGATTTGATATATCTGGCATGAACAGCAAAGGCTCAAGTAATAACAAGCTAGATCTGTCTGGATGAGGTTCGATAACAGATAGGGGTAATTCATGTGATTTTGAACTTCGCAATTTCACTGCATCCTGGCGATAATTGATCCAATTCTTCAAATCTGTTCCATATCCAATGCTTTTAAGTGTTTGTAGAAAATGATTCCCATCGCTATTAAATACCATGGGTGCAAAGCCGTTTGCAGATATccgattgaaaaaatgggTTGTATTTCGGTGATATAATTCAGTGTCAGCTAGCCCTTGAAAAACATTATCTACTAATTTTATAGTTGGCTCCAAAGTCGATTTCAAATCAAAGATGTCTGTTGAAGgattgtttgaataaaaaattccaggaGTATTTGACTTCCTTTGATTATAAATAGGTAGAAAGTTTTCAGAGTCTAAATCATCATGTATATGCCCGTAATTAGAGTAAGATGTCATGTTATTAGTATACCTAAAGTAGAGAGAATTTTCTATTTGATATAAAGTCACTTCTTTGGCGTAAAGTGGCTTATTGAATCTAATTAAGCGATCACTGTATACAACACTAGTTTGCTTAGCTGCACAGATCTTGCAAATTTTATGATTGGGTAGAAATAATGTGTCTATCAGCATTTTAGCTGTTGTGGGGCTATATTTTTCATAGTAATTCAAAATATCGTATTTTGACATATTTGGCGACTCTGTAACTATTCCAATCTCTTCATAAATATGATCAGTTGGACGGGGTTTAGAAACATCGGTACAACTTACTTGAACTTGGAAATCCGAGCATAATGAACGTTTGATGGAAAGTGCGTTAACATTTATGTGACACGGTTTATTCTCCATCAGTTGGTCAATAGCATGACTACTATGAATGTTTCTTGACGTGTATTGGCTTGATGAATTTTCTGAATCCCCAgagtacaatttttctccatACATAAATTGCGCAACATCGGTAATGATTTCAGAACTTCGTTTTTCTAAATTAGGTACATCTCTTTTTAAGTTTTGATCATCATGGAATAGTGGACAATTCATAGCAACAGACGTGTTAGCTTTAATTTCTGTGTCTGCATTTCCAACTGATGGATCACTAATTGATCTGTTATTGGAATACGCTTCAGTTTCGGAAATAACCCCAAAATTGATAGTGTGCTGTGATTGTGCTTGCGCTGAGTCTATTGGCGGAGTAACATATGCGTGTGTCTCCGTGCAAAGTGCAGCTACTGTATCTTCATCAGTACAAATACTCTCTTGGCTTTGTCTATCTTCTGCGATACGATCTTTTACTAGCTTCAAATATTCTAAGTGTAAGTGGCGGTGGTGAACACACGCAAAATTATATCAGTTTGATGCATTCTTTCCAGTAGAAGACAAtccttgttttattttatccaaaTCAAAAAGAACCTGCGGACATATAAAGTCTTCATACATCATCATCAAAAACATCAACACATGATGGAAATGGTAAGAAAATCAACTCACTATTAGTCCTGACGTTATACCTATTTGAAGCACTCACCTCGATAATTGCCGAAGCACTCCATGCCTGTGTGCGGCAGCTATCACGGCAATATTCGCCGTCTTTGTTTGTCAATTCTGGAAGTCCTCTCCAATGATTGGTAGATGCTTCAACCAAATGTTTGGATATAATAGCTTCGGTAGATTCTATTATTCTACGAAGTTGGTCTTCACCACCAACCAATGATGCAAAATGGAGACGCGCTCTAAGGAAGTATCCTATTGGCCAAACCCATTCCTGAAAGACGTAATAGTGccaatataaaaaatgaaaagtacaaaaacaatCAAAACATTACAGTTGCAATTGCATATACGATCATAATCTGaccttttatttttgtgaataCAATAACTTACCGGCCCCTGATGATAGTTCCACCCATGTGCTAGTTTAATATCATTTGAATCATTAGAATTATCATAGTAGCCATTATATGCCCAATCAGCAGGGTCTAATGTTTTCATGCCTAACGGGCCCAGCAATATTTCTTCCGCTTGTTTCAGCGCTGTCCATGCATGGTGTGGGTCAAACATTTCCGGAGCCTTGAGACGGACAGTtgattttatatataattcgTCCAAAGATATATATGGCTATATATGGCACAAAGGTATGATGGTTAATTATTAACTAAAATGAAGTACTTACGGCGACCATAGCAACAGGATAATTAGGCCGAAGTTGATAATCGGCCCATGGTTGTGTGGCACCATGACTATCTTTGTAGATTCCACGTCGATGTATTAGTTCTGGTTTCAGCTCTCCATCCGTTGgtttttcatttacataaTAATAAGTTTCAAAACTTGATCCGATTTTATCAGCCCACTGTTTATAACTCCACGTTACAATAGATCCTAAGAAATTAAGATGGTATGAGCATATACATTCTGATTTCTACTGAATCTTGTTATACTGTATTTATGGTGTTACAAACAAACATACCATCACGGTTTTTTCTCTGAACACTTCCATAAGGAAACATGTTCTGCCTATACAATTCTGCCAAGAAGGTAAGAATACTTTTGCTCAATCCAACTAATTCAATTGCAGATCCATCTCTCGGCGAAGCAGGTTTACCCTTATTCCCAGCTTTTTCTGACGAGCCCATTTTGTCCATCCAGGTACCACAATTAGCATCATTTCCACCGAAAACAAAACCAGTTTCTGGATGTACGCCAATTTGATTATTAAAGCCTCGGTCTGTCATGtgttcatcaattttttttccagcatTTCGTTCACGGAAGCAAAGGCCTTGGAAGTGTACGCTAAGGGCTTCATGAATTATATCGTGCAACGGTTGATCCTGTACagcgaaaattaattataagagtctataattttattattataacatttattcaaattttgagtaaagACAGATGAATTATTTAAAGATAGATTCCAAGAAATTAAATCTATACTTAATAGCATACCACTTTGCCAGCCGGCAGAGCAGGAGAATCATCTGTTGGGTAGAGCCTCGAAACAACATCTTTGAGAATCTCTATGCCATCTGGAACTTCCtcaacatatttttgaatggTATACAGCCACCACCAAACAGCATCTCGACAATTGTATctacaggtataatatatcTTTATTGCATATGCATTTAGAAATGCAGCACAAGACcacaaaaaatttgtatgtgAACAAAAAATCTTTGATTCATCTACACTGCACTTATCCATTGTTAAATATAGAGACCTTGAATTCTTTCCTCCGTCGAGTAAATTAGGAATGAGCCCATGTCTCAGTGTCCCACCAAATCCCAAAATAATATATCTGGCGTCGTCATATCTACCAGTCAGAATTAATAATCCTCTGATTGCAATAAATGTATCTCTACCCCAGTTTCGCATGTATCCAACAGAGAAATGGGGCAGACCTGCAGCTAATGTCAAACACAATTGCATTTTCGAATTGTCAACCTCCTTAACTTTTGGTTTAGGAGCAGCCAAGTTTGGCGATAAATCCGGTAACTGAGCTGATTTTATAACACCACCCATTTGAACGGAGATTAGGGACATTAACTTCGTGAACGATGAACCGTTTTGGAcaaaactgaaacaaaaactTGTTTATTACAAATGTAATATTGGTCGCATCAAAATGTTATCAGTTGTCTAAATGGGTCTATAATATTACACCCATCAAGAATGAATTCTGAACTGTTAGTATTATGTTGTTGCGCAATTGGTAGATAAAAGTTCGTAATATGTCAATCATGAGGTATAGTGCATCTATTTTGAAATGtgttgcaattttttgaaCCCTTACCTAGACATCAGCGCATAGCATTGGTCCAACAAAGTCATGTAGACATTCGTAACAATAACATCAAAGTAACTCGGAACTAAGTATCGAGGAATTACTTGAAATGGTTCCACAGCCTTTTCAATCCATTCACCAAGGGCTGCTGTTCCTTCATCTCTTTTGAGCCTTTGCCAAATGTAgtctaaaaaagaaaatattctatGAAGATAGTAAGAAACAATGGCTTTAGCTTTGTACTAAGAGCCAGTAATATGAGTCTGTAATAGATAGAACTTCTGAGTGAATGatctttttcacaaatatagcACTTAAGACGAATTCTGAGGTTCATACCTATCATCCAGTTACCCTGTCTAAGGTTCATGCACATCGGATGTCCAAGATCGTTATTTGGACGAACTTCAGCCAGTAGTGAAATGAAACCTGAAATAGTCCCAATGGTTAACcatgtgaatttttgattattgattggagtgatgaaaaatttttgagatgtAGTCTTCTAAATTACTTTCAACTATTGAATTCATTACCTTGCAATCCAGCATAAACTAGCGGGCCATATCCAGGTATATCATAAACACCAAGAGCGCCAGAACTTTCATCACGTTCCTCTTGTTCACAGCGATACAAAGCTCTGTTGAGATCTGGTAAACTCATCCGAGAGACAACGATACGTAAGTCAGAATTTTCAGTTGAGGTGATTGTTTTAATAGTATTCTGGAGCTTGTCAAGTGCAGGCTTAATATTGACATGTAGCGAAACACTAAAATGTCGTTACACAAAACATAAGGATTAGAATTctgtataattatttcgatAAAAGTATTCTGGGTTATGAAATACTAACGCACCGAATTGCCAATATGTTTCCAGGCTGAAAGTTGACAAAATCAAGTTGCGTAATTTTTGGATCACCAGAGTCAACCTTTTCTACGATAGTGGAGTCACAAATTTGGATGTGTTCTTTAATATGCAATTCATATTCTGATAAACCATTTATAACATCTTCATCCCGTGTATACTTCTCTGGTTTTTGGAATGGTAATTTACAATTTCTGAAATAAGCACGACATTGTGATTAATGTTCGGTATTGAGAACTCTAAATTAGTTTCTCTGAGTAAAAATCTGATTACATGACATTCAAAcaagaatttgatttttcagataCTTACGTGGCACCATTGTGAGATAAAGATGCCTCCAACAATATCTCATCAATGACACCTTCAACGCGAAGAGGTTTGATATACCGCCTTAAATCATTCGCATTTGTATCAGGATGCTTGAATGATGTGAATGCAACTAGGACTACACTTTCATGACTAATAGGCGAATGCCTGGTCACTGCTACTATGTCAGGATCCATTTGATCAACAAACAcctgaaattattataaaccTAAGAGTAGAATTTCTCCTTTCAACATGCATGAACGACGATGAGAACcaagtgaattaaaaataaattaagtaTAAACACAGGTATCGTACctgagaaaaatgtttctttccAAGCCAGTAGTGTAAGTCATTCAAGGCTTTCTTAGCTGCGATTATACCACTTTTAGAGCCTACAAGATGTACATTTTTTGCAGCTAGTTCATCATTATCGGTCCATGATGTATATTGCCTGGTTTCGTCAACAACGTGAATCTGAAATGTGAAGAAACACTACTAAGAATTTGCTATTACTCGTCTAATAGTTAATACTTCTAACGTAATTGGTGCTTAGTGAAGTTTCCTAACGACTGACCAAGTTACAGTAGATATTTGTGTCAAATTAATATTGTTAACGAAAACAATCTGTGCCTAGCATAGCATGAACCAATCttttataatgaaaatgttCGCTTACGTGATGTGGTACCAATTCATCGTATCCACGATTACTGCCACTAGCACAACATGCCATGGACACAAGAGCCGTACTTGGTAGCAAATCAAATACACTGCGTTTTTCCACTGGACTAGGATTATCATGAGTTAAATCCATAAACAAAGCGTGAGCAATGTTAGGCACCAAAGGACGATGTCGAGGTTGCAAGAATGCCCCAACTGGCTCACCACCATACCGATATACCAATCTGCCTTCTTCGTGACTATCCCATGCTGACATTGCCTCTAATTAAGAGAATGAGAAGTAGAAAGTGAGTTTTCAGCATGTGACTACTGATGGAAGCTTGATAGAATACCAGTACCACCTACCTCTGATTAGCGAAGTTACCCCAAGACGATTTACAAAAATGTTATCCTTCTGATCGGAATTGGTGAAAAGCTCGGCAATAACGTATAAGTTAGGATTAACTCTACGCGCAGCATCCAGCAGATACTATGAACAAAAACAGTGATCTTACTGGAAACGAACTTGGGGACACAGAGAAAGGAATATTGATATAACGATTGAAAGTACCTCGGCAACTGGAATCGGGGTTGAATGACAATTATCCAATCGGATGCCATCAAAAATTTTGGCAGTGAGTTCAACATACTTTGTCATGTGCTGCCAAAGGAATGGAGAATCTTCGGGCGAGTTCCCGTACCTGATGTGTAAAAaccattcattttttacttcacAATGAGTAATGTAGCAAACTGAATTATTTATGTCTTTCagtagattgaaatttcaatgacCTTTTCATTTCTGTTCTGCAAACTTACCTGAGTTTTACACTGTCACCCCAAGCGATTAGCTCTCTGCGTAAATAGACAGTAGAGTCTGAAtcagcaaaattttttagagGATCACTATTCATGACCCAGCCATTGTGCGCCATTAGGTAACATCCTTTATCAGAATACATAATTGATTCTCGTTCAGATAAAGATGAGGGAGCTCCATAATCCGTGAAATATCTGTGAAATCACAAATATTAGTAATCTGTATTCATTTGGAATAGGGGATATATTTCTTAATAGAATGTTGGCtctt is a window of Neodiprion pinetum isolate iyNeoPine1 chromosome 4, iyNeoPine1.2, whole genome shotgun sequence DNA encoding:
- the LOC124217550 gene encoding glycogen debranching enzyme isoform X3, which encodes MNMKMLSRKMRQGRDETTTLSDRQLRVLVLNNGEHQDGTLYRLRKGWQVQFRLGPSLLGKNINIFTNHPLEVNQKFERTSYHQLLLVNDSADLTLALAGSFHYYITDDRDESNGTPIASGYLLVDPELYVGGGKEILPLDCIQCQTVLSKGLGPLPTWEEKLLVAKNSGYNMIHFSPIQELGGSRSSYSLCNQLKLNPSFHSDDKEATFEDIEKLISKIRNEWNVLSVCDIVLNHTANESSFLIQQPECAYNCLNSPHLRPAYILDAVLFELTFQVAAGEWEFKGIPSVVENEEHLNSIRHALHTHFLPLVKIYEMFILDVNEIVAEFLSLARNQVPQELMAGDSEDNICVITDPEFRRLKATIDMPLALRVYNVYRANCFDEETRLKRCAQELKSKLEELNAAIINEVQNHLNAAVENTIAGIRYFRVQADGPKQKEVSERNPLVPRYFTDYGAPSSLSERESIMYSDKGCYLMAHNGWVMNSDPLKNFADSDSTVYLRRELIAWGDSVKLRYGNSPEDSPFLWQHMTKYVELTAKIFDGIRLDNCHSTPIPVAEYLLDAARRVNPNLYVIAELFTNSDQKDNIFVNRLGVTSLIREAMSAWDSHEEGRLVYRYGGEPVGAFLQPRHRPLVPNIAHALFMDLTHDNPSPVEKRSVFDLLPSTALVSMACCASGSNRGYDELVPHHIHVVDETRQYTSWTDNDELAAKNVHLVGSKSGIIAAKKALNDLHYWLGKKHFSQVFVDQMDPDIVAVTRHSPISHESVVLVAFTSFKHPDTNANDLRRYIKPLRVEGVIDEILLEASLSHNGATNCKLPFQKPEKYTRDEDVINGLSEYELHIKEHIQICDSTIVEKVDSGDPKITQLDFVNFQPGNILAIRVSLHVNIKPALDKLQNTIKTITSTENSDLRIVVSRMSLPDLNRALYRCEQEERDESSGALGVYDIPGYGPLVYAGLQGFISLLAEVRPNNDLGHPMCMNLRQGNWMIDYIWQRLKRDEGTAALGEWIEKAVEPFQVIPRYLVPSYFDVIVTNVYMTLLDQCYALMSSFVQNGSSFTKLMSLISVQMGGVIKSAQLPDLSPNLAAPKPKVKEVDNSKMQLCLTLAAGLPHFSVGYMRNWGRDTFIAIRGLLILTGRYDDARYIILGFGGTLRHGLIPNLLDGGKNSRYNCRDAVWWWLYTIQKYVEEVPDGIEILKDVVSRLYPTDDSPALPAGKVDQPLHDIIHEALSVHFQGLCFRERNAGKKIDEHMTDRGFNNQIGVHPETGFVFGGNDANCGTWMDKMGSSEKAGNKGKPASPRDGSAIELVGLSKSILTFLAELYRQNMFPYGSVQRKNRDGSIVTWSYKQWADKIGSSFETYYYVNEKPTDGELKPELIHRRGIYKDSHGATQPWADYQLRPNYPVAMVAAPEMFDPHHAWTALKQAEEILLGPLGMKTLDPADWAYNGYYDNSNDSNDIKLAHGWNYHQGPEWVWPIGYFLRARLHFASLVGGEDQLRRIIESTEAIISKHLVEASTNHWRGLPELTNKDGEYCRDSCRTQAWSASAIIEVLFDLDKIKQGLSSTGKNASN